From the Paenibacillus sp. R14(2021) genome, the window TTGATTATCAGATTTATGACAAAGCATCTATGCCTAAAGAAGATAGAGATGCCTACATTACTGCATATTCAACACCTGAAGCCATTCGCGCAAGTAACGGTTGGTATAAAACATTAAGACAAGATATTGAAGATTTTAAAACGTATGATAGGCTTTCAGTTCCCGTTCTTGGTATCGGAGGTACAAAGTTTAATCTTGAGCCGTTCTTACGTGGTTATGCCACTGACGTGAAAATTGTAACATTTGAGAAAAGTGGACACTGGATCGCAGAGGAAAAACCACAAGAAACAATTAAAGCGTTTAAAGATTTTTTTAATTAAAAAGTAAAGAAAAAGGGGCTGTCCAGAAAGTCAGAGAACACTGACTTCTGACAGGCCCTTTTATAAAAAAGGACATAATTATGCAAGCATAATACAGGGCAGCATCCGGTCCTGCGGCGGTCAACTATGCGATCGCATATTCGCAGCTGCGTGAGGCAAGAATATTATTGGGTCAAGCGCGAAATTCATTGAAGAGAATTAGGTCCTTGACACGATTAGGGACAGCATATAACATATAACCATTCAACAATGAAATTGAATAGTTAGGATGTGGTGATCGTGGACGAAGTGCGTAAGTGGAAAGATAATTTGTATCTTGAGTTTGCTCGCATCGGCAAGTGTCTATCTAGTCCGAAACGTTTAGAGCTTATCGACTTACTTGCTCAAGGCCCTAAATCTGTCGAGCAGCTTTCTAAGCTTACGGGAATGAGTGTCGCGAATGTATCGCAGCATTTGCAAACGCTGCATGACTCCAAACTCGTTCGTTTTCATAAGAAGGGGAATTATGTTATCTATGAGGTTGCGGAATTATCAATCGTTGACTTCATGATTTCTTTGCATCGTCTTGGCGAAAAGCGGTTGACGTCTATTCAACAGCTAAAGGCTGAAATTTTTCAAGATCACGCCAATAGTACGCTTCTGGCTTTAGACGAGCTCGAAAAGATGGAAGAAGGGAAAGTTTTATTATTAGATATAAGGCCCGAAGATGAATATCAATCAGGGCATATCCCTGGAGCCATTTCGGTACCTATTGATGACCTGAAAACAAAGCTTACGACATTACCGACGGATAAAGAAATTGTTGTGTACTGTCGAGGGCCATATTGTAATATGTCCGCTCAAGCAGTTGAAATTTTACAAGAAAACGGATTTCATGCATATCGAATCGAAGAGGGCGTGCATGAATGGAAGCGACACTTTGAACAATTGAGTCATTAATGATGGTGGTTTATGAGTTAGAACCTTAAAAGGCGAACAATACTATTTATCCAATAATTATTATTCGTATTCTTGTTGATCAAACCCCTAATCACTGATATATTAATTAAGCAACATTCGCAAACAGAATATACTCGAATATGCTCGGTAATATGGTCTGAGTGTCTCTACCCGGTTCTCCTTAAATGAACTGGACTTCGAGTTAAAGTATCGCGTCTTTGGCTTATTTGCTTAATTATTCGCGCTTTAACTATCGAAGGGTCTAGAAGGTAGCGTTCGTCTACCGTCGAGACCTTTTTCTATGGCCTCATTTCCCGAGCATATCGAACACCCAGAGGAGACCTGCGAGAATGAAACGAAACATACTGACGAAAATGGTTATTGTAGGCGGAGTTACGGTGCTTTCTTCCGCGCTGCTGGCAGGCTGCGGTTCGAAAGACAACGCCGTGCAAGGAAGCGGCAAAAGCCCGATTATCGTGGAAGGCCCGATGCCGATCGAAGCCGAAAAATTCGCAGGCAAGCTGAAAAACGTCAAAGAAGAGAAGTCAGGCAGCTTTGTTTTTTACGTCGGCACGTTGAACGACTACCCGGTCATCGTGGCGAAAACGGGTAAAGGAATGGAAAATACGGCGGCCGCAACGGCGGTCGCGATTGAAAAATACCACCCTGCCGCCATTATCAATCAAGGGACGTCGGGTGGGCATGACCCGAGCCTAAACGTATTCGATATCGTTCTCGGACAACGCACGACCAATCTCGGTTCGTTAAAAACGGAAACCAAATTGGCTAATGAAGGAATGGATCCGACACTTTGGAAACCGATGGACTTGATGGCTTCCGAAGGCAGCGCCGGAGAAGATCCGAACGCCGAAAAGCCTCGCTTCTACGATGGAGATAAGGATTTGCTCGAAGCTGCCCTGGCGGTTAAGGATACGTACACGAAAGGAAAAGTCGTGGAAGGCACGATCGGCTCCGCGGACGTATGGAACAACGAAGTCGACCGCATCAATTGGTTCCATACGAAATACGGAACGTCCGTCGAAGAAATGGAAGGCGCCTCCGCGGCGCAAATCGCCAAAGCCTATGGTGTTCCGTTCCTCGGCATTCGGATTCTGTCGAACAATAAAACAAATGGAGGCAAATACGACCCGAGTACGGCCGAAGCGAATCAGGAGTATGTTTACGAAGTGTTGAAGAAATATATTGAGAATCACGGATAACTCGAACAAAGGACATAACTTTCTTTATCCTTAGGGATGAAAGTTATGTCCTATTTTTGTTAAATAGAAAATGATATTCAGAATCTCATCTTTATCATGAATAATAAATATAATATAACAGGTAATCCTACGATAGCTGATAGTATTGTAATTGCAGTATGTACTTTCTTCTCATCTCGTAATAGTAATAGTAAAGACTTATACCCCAAGTTACCAATCCATCCACCTAAACCATTTAGGATTATATCATCAATATCTGCTGATCCAATACCTAGAAGCCCCTGAATGATTTCAACAAATAAACTCACTACTAATATAAACAATAGATAAATTCGAACGCTTTTATTGTTCTTAAATAATGACAAATATACACCAAGGGGAATGAAAATAAGAATATTGCCAACCACATTAGCGAAAGCGAAATTTTTTAAATTAGCAGAACTGCCAGATATGTATTCACTTATGCTATAAAAAGGAATGAGATTGATTGACCTAACTAACGTCCTTTGGCTATTAAATAGCTCGAAAATCGAAACTCTCGATAAGAATAATATTTTAATTAACAAAAGTATGTAACCGATGAAAACACCATATAAAAAGACTGTTTTTATTCGTTCTGGTTTATTCATAGATATCTCCTTTTTGTATCCTTCGCAACAAACTCATTAATCTCATTTCATTTTCCTTCAAAACTACTATCGTTCAAAGATCCTATTGCCCTCCATGCTTGCTTTCACCAGATTCGATTTGCTAGTGCGATAGGAAGAGTATACCGTAGTTACTTAAACTATTTTGGTGCGATTTCTTAAAAAATTCTTAAGTTTGCAGGATAAAATGAGAATATCGGTGACCCGTCTTTCTCGATCAACATTGCTCATTGGATACCTCACCAGCTGTCGTACCGTGATGCCGCCTTTTGGTAATGACAACAGTGATTGAATAAAAAAAGAGAAAGGAACAATATCCTTTCTCTCCTAAGCACTCTATATTTTAACGTTTCTTTTTACCGCGCATTTTATCATCTCGGCCGCCAAATTGAAAACCTAGTTGGCCGCCATAACCGCCAATATGGCCGCCTAAATTAGCACCAACGCCTTGACCACCGAGAAAACCTCCAGCATGAACACCGGATCCAAATCCGCTAAGGTGACCACCGGCTTGAAAACCAAAGCCTTGCGGGCCTGATCCTTGAGGGAAATTCCAGTGGTACGAATTCATTTGCTGCTGTTGTGGATACAGACCCTCTGGATATATCGGCTGTGGGTATTGACCGAATGGGTACATGTAGGGATTAATAGCCATTCATAAAGCCTCCTTCCAGGTTGATATGAATTACCCTATTCAAAATTCGTTGGGTATGAAGCTTGGCTGCTTTAATTAGGCATTAGATTTTTTGAGTATTAAATATGTATTTCTTTATTGTAGTTTGGGATCTATCGGTGATGAATGATGGTTTGTGATAACTTCTTGAAAAAGATTGCTTTGTCCCATGCTCCCTCCCGGCTTCAAGCCAAGTATACGCTCTAAATCACCAACGGTAAGAGGTTTGGCATGTTGCATGAATTCGTAACCGACTTGTCCATTAGGCTCCAAAGTAGCTGTTTTGACATCGCTAATAGTAGAAACTCCTAGCTGACGTAGCCGCGTTTCGAGCTGGTCAACAGTCATACGGCATGATTTAAGATTTTTTTGAACAATTTGTCCGTTCTGAATGACTAATTTAGCAATGGGTTGAACAATAGTCGTACCAAGCGAGATCATAATTACAGTGGTAGCAATTGTCATTTGGGAAATGGACTTTCTTCCTGCGATACGCAGAAGTACTATCCCGAAAAGGGGGCTTTTCGGCGTGGTCGTTTCATTATCAGAAAAAAAAATGTTGGCACAAACCTCTAATTCGTCCTCATTTTCTAACGTTTATTGACTATTCAACAGAACGGGCATGAAGTAAAATATGACCTGCACGCAGTAAGATTGTTAAAGATTAACAAAACAAAACGGGGGACGGGAGGGTTGCAGAGCATCTGAAATCGGAGCGTGAACACAATGCAAACAAGCGGTTAATTCGATTTAATGGAAAGCGCTTTATTAGTCGAGGATGGAAGGGAAGGATGAGATTGTATTTTATACGAAACATATTCGCCTTGGCGGCCGTGTTTGTAGCCTCCTGCATGATTTGGCACGCGTCCGCGCATGCGGAGCAGCCGTATTCCTCTTACTGGTTTCCGAAGGACTTGCTGAACTGGTCCCCCGAGACGGACAAGGATGCCGCGTTCAACAAGTCGGGAATACCGCTTGCAAGCCGGTATACGGGCTATCAGGTAAATCCGAACGTTACTTTAAACCCTAAACTGGCAGCGCTTTCGTCGATGGCTGATCATACGAGCGGGACGCCGTCGCAAGGCTCGGATCAATTTAATACGTACGCTTTTCAATATTGGCAGTATACCGATCTGCTTGTCGATTGGGCCGGATCCTCAGGAGAGGGCATTATCGTCCCTCCGAGCGCCGACGCGACCGATGCCGCGCATAAGAACGGCGTTCCGATTCTCGGCACGATCTTCTATCCGCCGACCGCATACGGCGGAAAGATCGATTGGGTGAACGACTCCTTGGTGCAAAATCCGGACGGCTCGTTCCCTTTTGCGGACAAACTCATCGATGTTGCGAATTATTACGGGTTCGACGGCTGGTTCATCAATCAGGAGACGGCCGGCGGGAATACGGCGACCGCGACCAAAATGCAGCAAATGCTCAAATATTTGCAGCTTAAAAAGCCCGAAAACATGAAAATCATGTGGTACGACGCCATGATCAGCAGCGGATTCGTTTCGTGGCAGGGCGCGCTCAATGCTAACAACAAAATGTTTTTCCAAGATAACGTAAAAGTTTCCGACAGCATGTTTCTTGATTTCAGATGGAGTACAAGCAGTTTGAGCTCTTCGAACGCGACAGCGACGAGCCTGGGCAGAAGTCCTTATGAATTGTATGCTGGCATCGATGTGGAAGCGAACGGATATAATTCCTTCCCTAGATGGAGCTCTATCTTCCCGTCCGGAGGTCCGGCGGTTACTTCACTCGGTTTGTACCGCCCTGATTGGGCTTACAAATCATCGACCGGGCAGGCGGACTACTATGCAAGAGAGAACCGGTTCTGGGTCGGACCGAACGGCGATCCGCGGCGTACGGCTCCCGGAACGTCATGGCCGGGAATCGCGAATTACATTTCAGACAAAACACCGGTTACGAGTCTGCCGTTCGTAACGAATTTCAATACGGGGCAGGGGCATAAGTTTGCGGTTAATGGTGAAGTGCTACGAACCGCAGATTGGAACAACCGCAGCCTGCAGGACGTAATGCCGACTTGGCGCTGGATCGCGGACAGCGCGGGCACTGCGCTGAAGCCGGATATCGATTTCGCAAACGCCTATTACGGCGGAAGCTCCCTTAAGATATCGGGCGACCTTAGCCCGGCGAACGCCACGCAGATCAAGCTGTACAAGAGTGATCTGCCGGTAGATTCGGACACGAAGCTGGGCATAGCGTTCAAATTGGCGGATACGAGCCTTACCGCCTCGCATATGCAGGTCGGGATATCTTTCTCGGACGATTCGAACCAGTTTGTATACCTGGATGCGGGAGATGCACCGGGGGGGGCGTGGACCACGAAGTCGATACCGATCGGACAATATGCCGGCAAACGGATTGCCGCCATCGGGCTGGGCTTCGCGAGCGACACGGTTATCAGCGGCTACTCCGTCAATATCGGGCAGCTGTCCGTATCCGACGGGGCCGAGCAGCCTTCGCAAGCTCTCCAGCCGGGTGAACCTGCGATGGAGAACGAGTTTACCGGAGGAATCATCGCGGATGCTCGGTTGACATGGACAAAGACGGACCCGGCTGCCGCGTTGTACGAAATATATCGTCTGAAGCCAGACGGGACGCGCGAATTTCTAGGGGCAACGCCAAATGACGCTTATTACGTGTCCGTAATTAAACGGACCGGCAAAGAAATGCAAACAACGCTGCAAATCGTCGGGCTCGATCGCGATTTCAGGCACGGCGCTCCGGCGACCGTCACGCTGAACTGGCCGGAATATCCAAAGCCGGTGGCGGATTTCACCGTAAGCCAGCGATATACCGCTCCGGGCCAGCCGATTGATCTGATAAATCAATCGTCGGAAACGGCCGATTCGGTCAGCTGGGATGTAGGAGGAGGCCATGTCGATTACAGCTCGGGGCATCCGGTCGTCACCTATGACCAAGAGGGAACGTACACGATTACGCTGACCGCCTCGAACAGCTCGGGCGAAGACGTGCATACGGAGCAAATTAACGTTACTTGGGCGGTATCGGGCGGCCTGTCCAATCTCGCGCTGAACAAGACGGCGACGGCCAGTTCGACGTGTGCAGCGAGCGAAGCTGCGAGATTCGCTTTCGACGGCAATTTGAAAACCAAATGGTGCGCCAATGTCGGCAGCGGGCCGCACTGGGTCGTAAGCGATTTGGGCTCCACTTATGCGATAACTGATTTTGTGATCTCGCATGCCGAGCTTGGCGGCGAAGCGGTCAGTATGAATACGTACGATTATAAAATTCAGCTAAGCGACGATAAAGTGAACTGGAGAGACGTCGTCGACATCCACGGGAATACGAAGGGGCTAACTGAGCATACGATCGACCTGTCGGAAGCAAGGTATGTCCGGCTGTGGGTGACGAAGCCGACCAGCACAACCGACAATGCGGCCCGGATCTACGAATTTGAGATCGACGGGTATGCGATCAATCCCGCTTTCTTAAGTCTTAATAATGCGTCAAATGCCGGGGATGTGTTGAGTCTGCTCGGCTCGCCTGCATCGCCGGGTCTTCATCTGGATTTGACAAAGATGAATTTGCTCAGCGGCGACGGCAAACTCACCGTTGCCCAGGCGATCGTGGGCGGCAAGTCGGCAAACGGTTATTTCAGCAGCGCCGCGATTCAGCGTGTGATCGATCAAGCGGTGGCCGGACTGGATAAGACGGCTCCCGTAACGAATATTACGGTGGTTCCTGCCGAACCGGACGGGCAAAACGGCTGGTATGTTCACCCGGTCGAGCTGCAGCTGACGGCTTCGGACGATTTGTCGAGCGTAGTAAAAACGGAATACAGCGCTGATGGCGGAGTGACCTGGCTGCCTTATACCGATCCGATCACGCTCAGCGAAGACGCGGCGACTACGATCACCTACCGCTCGACAGACGCCGCTGGTAACATCGAAACGTCCAAAGAAAGCCACTTTAAACTGGATAGGACCGCGCCAGCCGTAACCGCTTCGGTTTATGACGGAGAAGTGTTCACGGATGACCAAGCGATCTTACCGCAAATAGTCGTAGCAGATGCGGTTTCCGGCGTTGATGCGAGCCGAACGATTGTTACGTTGGACGGCGTGCAGCTTCAGCCTGGAGATGCGGTGGAGCTTAGCGGGCTGACGCTCGGAACCCACGTCTTGGTTGTGGAGGCAAGCGACAATGCGGGTAATGCCGGTACCTTGACGGTTCATTTCCAGACGACGGCAAGCATCGACTCCTTGCGCGCCCTGGTCGACAGATTCAGAGTGGACGGATCGATCGACAACGCCGGTATCGCGAACAGCTTGCTGACGAAGCTTGAGAATGGGAACTTAAACAGCTTCGTGAACGAGGTAAGCGCGCAAAGCGGGAAGCATATTTCAAACGAAGCGGCGGCTTATCTGCTTCGGGACGCGGCTTTCCTCATCCAGCAGCAATAACTCGAAATGCTCAAAAAGGAGCCGGCCTCATCTTCATAGCCGGCTCTTTTTTTCACTTCGGCCGTGACAACACAAAATATGCTGAGATTATAAGCAATCTTAATCTAAGGGCACCCAGACCTTTTAGGATTATGGAGTATGAGGGAAAAACGTGTCGTATTTATGAGGAAATCATAGGTCCAACGATGCTTAGTTACATAGAGCCAACAAAAATATCCGTCTTACTATGCCAAGCTAATGGCTGTCAAAGAGCATTATTAATACTCAACATAAAAATAAAGCTTGAACGTGACGTAACGTAACCTTGTATAATCAAACCAACGATACGACGAAATGGAGGATTTTGTAAATGGCAATATTGGTTTGTGGCGGAGCCGGCTATATTGGAAGCCATGTAGTAGCCGCCCTTATTGAACAGCATGAGGAACTCGTGGTTATAGACCGCTTGGCCGCGGGAAGGGAGAATGCCGTAGTGGGCGGTAAACTGTATGATGGCGATTTGAATGATCGGGTAATGTTGGACATGATCTTTAAGGAAAATGAAATCGAAGCCGTCATCCATTTGTCGGCCAGCTCTCTTGTCGGCGAGAGCATGACGCATTCGTTAGCGTACTATCGCAATAATGTGGAAGGATCATTGCGTTTGCTAGAGGCTATGCATAAGCACCGAGTGGATAAAATCGTTTTCTCTTCTACGGCCGCAGTTTATGGCGATCCGGAACGGATTCCGATCCGCGAGGACGACCGGAAGATGCCGAGGAATACGTATGGAGAAACCAAATTAGCGGTAGAACGGATGCTGCATTGGGTGGAACAGTCGCACGGCATCAAATACGTGATTTTGAGATATTTTAATGTAGCTGGAGCTCATGACAACGGTTTAATCGGCGAGGATCACGACCCGGAAACTCATCTTATCCCTTTGGCTATCCAGGCTGCATTAGGACAAAGAGAAAATATGATGATATATGGAGATGACTACTCTACGAAAGACGGAAGCTGTATAAGAGACTATGTTCATGTCATGGATGTTGCCGAGGCGCATCTTCTGGCCTTGAACAGCTTGAGGAGCGGAGGGAGAAGCGGTGTCTATAATCTCGGCAACAGCGAGGGCTTTACAGTAAAAGAAGTTATTGAAACCGTCAAGAAGGTGACCGGGCTGGCTTTTCCAGTGCAAATTGCTTCCAGACGCCAAGGGGATCCAGCAGTATTGATTGCATCGCCTGATCTCATCATGGAAGAGCTGAACTGGTTCCCTAAGAGAAGCAGCTTGGAAAAGATGGTCGCAAGCGCCTGGGAGTGGCATCGTACCCATCCACACGGATACGCTAAAGGCAATGAGGAGACATGGCAGAAGGAGTCGCAATCTTGAATCGGAAAGACAAGGAGTATCTAACGACCGGGCAGCTCGCGAAACGTACAGGAATGACAGTTAGAACTTTGAGGTATTATGACCAGATCGGGTTACTAAAGCCATCGCATTATAACCATGCTTCTGCCCGTTTGTACAATAAAGAAGATTTAGTTCGGCTGCAAAAAATTCATACTCTAAAATATATTGGTCTGACTCTTGCCGACATCAAACAAATTATCCATGAAGGCTCACTTCCTGAGCAGGACTTAAAGAACTCTCTAATGGTGCAAAAGGAAGTGATCCGACAAAAAATTGTCCATATGCAATATGTATCCAAAGCGATAGATGAAGCTCTGGATATGCTCCGGGAACATCAAACAGAAGCGGATTGGGATAGTTTGTCGGACATTATTCAGACGATTCATACCGAAAAAAATTGGGGCGAGCAATACCGTAACGCACTCCGGCTGCAAGCAAGAATCCGGCTGTACGACCGATTCAGCGCCAATAAAAACGGATGGCACCGGTGGTTCTTTGATCAGTTCGGTTCAGCATCAGATCTTAAAATATTGGAAATTGGCTGCGGAGATGGCGCCTTGTGGAGCCGAAATATAGACAGGGTTCCGCCATCATGGAGCATCACGCTTATCGATATATCACCGGGCATGCTGGAAGCCGCTCGAACCAATGTAAATGATCAAAACAACCAGTTTACGTTTCTGACGGCAGATGCGCAAGCGATTCCGTTCCATGACAGCGAGTTCGATGTCCTCATTGCGAATCACATGCTTTATCACGTGCTGGATATCGGGCAAGCTCTGTCAGAGTGCCATAGGGTGCTTAAAAATGACGGTCTACTCTATACGTCTACCATGAGCAAGAGCCATCTTCAGGAAATGGAGCAGCTCGCAAGGACATTCGACCCCGATATACGAGTGCTTGACGATGTCATGGAACGGTTTCATTTTGATAACGGTGCAAAGATACTGGCGTCTCGATTCACAGACATTGAGTTGATCCGGTATGAAGATTATATGCAGGTGGACGAAGCGGAACTGCTTATCCAATACATGACTTCAACGCCTATGAACGCTAGGCTTTATCTAACAGGCGATATTTTAGAAGCCTTCAGATCCTATTTGAATGCGAAAATTCGGGAAGGTAACGGAAGCATCTATATTACTATGGATTCCGGCTTCTTTCTATCAAGAAAAAGGAGCAAGTCTGAATAATAGGTTGCCAGACCAGCCCACATGATGAGGAGGATTTTTCATGAACATTTTCATAAATCCAAGGGTAGAAATAAAAGCTGAAACGGTATTATCCGCAAATTGGTATCAGCTAAAGAAAATGACCTTTGCCTATCAAAATAACAACGGCACTTGGGAAACCCAAGAGAGAGAGGTTTATGACCGTGGGAACGGGGCTGCCATTTTTCTATACAATCAGGAAAAACAATCCGTAATTCTTACCCGTCAGTTCCGAATGCCTACTTATGTCAACGGCAATGAAACGGGGATGCTTATCGAAGCGTGCGCGGGCTTGCTCGATACGGATAGTCCTGAGGATTGTATTCGCCGAGAGACAGAGGAGGAAACAGGCTACAGGATAACAAACCTGAAAAAGATCAGTGAAGCCTACATGTCGCCTGGTTCGGTGACGGAGCTGCTACACTTTTTTGCGGCGGAATACGATTCTCGCATGCAGGTGAATGAAGGCGGAGGAGTTGCGGAAGAACAGGAACATATCGAGGTGCTGGAGCTTTCTTTTGCAGACGCACTGGAGATGATCAGACAAGGTGAAATCAGGGACGCCAAAACGATCATGCTACTGCAATACGCGCAAATACACAGGCTTCTTCAACTGGAACGGCTGCGCTCAAGGTTTATGAAATGGGGCATATGCCGGTTCTTGGGGAGTGGTATGCACTTCCATTGATGGAAACTGCCGGCTCACGCACGACAGGAGATGAGGTGTATAACAGCATCTTTCACCCGTCAGCGGTGAGACTGCTGTCTCATTGCGATGCTGTTTTGCGTGTCGGAGGGCCATCGGCAGGAGCAGATGAAATGGTACGAGTGGCTGAAGAGAAAGGGAAAAACGTGTACCACAATTTCAATGAGATTTCGGTAATCTTTCCAAGCAGCGAAGCAGGATAAGATTTCTTCACGGAAATGAACAAGCATGTTGCTTTGTGCGATATGACTTTGGATAAGCTGGGTCAAAAAACAAGTATGCCCCTCTTTAGTTAAATTACCATTCTGATTCGAACATATCTCAAAGATTAAAGGTGTAGATATGAGGGCTAGATTTCGAGAAATTATTTCTACGAAAGAGCAATTTGAAGATCTGCGTTCTCTGTGTGGCGGGTATCCTAGCCAGAAAGCAGCGAATAAAGTGATGTCTATGCTTGATTCTCATTGTCGGGAGTTTATTTCAAAGTCCCCTTTTTTATCAATGGCAACTTCGAATTCATTTGGACAATGTGACGTTTCTCCGCGAGGAGATGCACCTGGGTTTGTAATAGTTCTCGATGATCATCATTTATTTATTCCAGAGCGTCCAGGCAATCGGAGGATGGACTCTATTCAAAATATGTTGACAAACGCTCATATCGGGCTTCAATTTTTTATTCCAGGGTTAGGAGAGACCTTGAGAGTGAATGGGAAAGCCTTTGTTTGCCGTGATCCAGAACTTCTTGAAAAAAGCAGTGTAAATGGTCGTAGCCCCTTTTTTGGTATTGGTGTAGAGGTGGAGGAGTGTTATGCACACTGTGCCAAAGCGTTCATTCGATCGGGAATATGGTCCCCGGATACATGGGTTCTCTGAAGAAATGCTTCCTTCGGCCTATTCTCAGTGTGCATTGCGTTTTATTGAAGGTTTTAACGTGCAAAGGAGCCATAGGCATAAGAAACAATGACTGGTAATTAATTGAAATAATAGGGTCTCTAATGCTAAAATAGTAATAAAAGCAACTTAGGAAGGACTATAGCCTTGATGCAGAGGATTAAATTTATGTATAGACAATTCATAAGGGAACCACTGTGGTTTAAAATTCTAATTTCTACGACTTTTCTTATTTCCATTATATTTAGCAGTTCATTTTTTTCGGATGATGCGTATTATCAAAGCTGTGCCAAATTAGCTGCTGCTATCTTTTTTTGTGCTTACGGCATCAGAATGCGGAGGAATCTTCAACTTTCTATAATCTTCTTTGCAGTAGCAGTTATATGTATTTATCTATCATGGCACAATTTCGAACTCGCAAGACTCTAAATTAACGGGGGACACGATAGTTGAACAGTTGTCTTGAAGTAACCGTATGAAAAGGAGTTTATTTATGGATTTCAAACTTAAGCGTTATCATTGAGCTTCGAAATTATGAGAATCGATTGCGTGAAAGAAATCGGCCAGAACAAAAGATCCAAGACGATCATGAATTTGCAAAATGGTTAGTTGATCATGCTAACTAACGGGAAAATGGACAGCTGCTAAATTCGCAGCTGTCCATTTTCAATTCTAACCAAGAAAATAGGTTGCGGCGTGTTCCTACGATTCCCTTCAAAAGACGGTTGCAG encodes:
- the nudK gene encoding GDP-mannose pyrophosphatase NudK, encoding MNIFINPRVEIKAETVLSANWYQLKKMTFAYQNNNGTWETQEREVYDRGNGAAIFLYNQEKQSVILTRQFRMPTYVNGNETGMLIEACAGLLDTDSPEDCIRRETEEETGYRITNLKKISEAYMSPGSVTELLHFFAAEYDSRMQVNEGGGVAEEQEHIEVLELSFADALEMIRQGEIRDAKTIMLLQYAQIHRLLQLERLRSRFMKWGICRFLGSGMHFH
- a CDS encoding MerR family transcriptional regulator, which gives rise to MNRKDKEYLTTGQLAKRTGMTVRTLRYYDQIGLLKPSHYNHASARLYNKEDLVRLQKIHTLKYIGLTLADIKQIIHEGSLPEQDLKNSLMVQKEVIRQKIVHMQYVSKAIDEALDMLREHQTEADWDSLSDIIQTIHTEKNWGEQYRNALRLQARIRLYDRFSANKNGWHRWFFDQFGSASDLKILEIGCGDGALWSRNIDRVPPSWSITLIDISPGMLEAARTNVNDQNNQFTFLTADAQAIPFHDSEFDVLIANHMLYHVLDIGQALSECHRVLKNDGLLYTSTMSKSHLQEMEQLARTFDPDIRVLDDVMERFHFDNGAKILASRFTDIELIRYEDYMQVDEAELLIQYMTSTPMNARLYLTGDILEAFRSYLNAKIREGNGSIYITMDSGFFLSRKRSKSE